ATCTTGTAACAGTACCCTGTCTCCCTGTCCTGACACTACCCTTGTTTAAGCAATAAAGCAAAGCAATATTAAGCCTGCTTTCCAGcacaatgtgatttcattattaTTCTTGAAAATCTTGGAAAAGTTTTTGAAATATGTGCTACTTTTACAACTACAGTATTATCACTTTACAGTACTTTACAGTTGGCAGCTACTACTACTATACTGTCATACACATCATGAATGGCAAGTATTAGTACTGTAGAGTCAAAGCATTAAAGATAAGTGGGACTAGCTGTGTATAAAGTATGAAGATGTTTAGTCAATTAAGGCACACAAAATAGGTAACATTGATATCTTTGTGGTGAGTGAAGCTCCCATTGTGGATTGTCTGAAGCTTTGACAAAAACACACTGGTAACTAGTCTGTcttaagtaaatatattacagTTTAGACCAACATTTAATCAAAAGCTTATAAAATGCCAACACTTCCATATATCATAAAGGGGGTAATCCCGCCATAAATAGGATATTGGTAGCATTAAACTCAATAATTCCATAAATCTTGAGGTAATGTTGGAATGACATGCCAAGTGATATTTAGGATTTGAATATCCTGCAACACTTGAAGGTGTTCAGCAGTATTTGAGACTTGGTGCCTTCATATGATTACTTATTGCATGGAATTAAAATATCTCTACAGTCTTGTGCAATGTTCTTTTAGGTAAAGCTAAGTAGAATGCCGAGGCACATGACAAATGGGACTAGTATGCGAAGAGAAGTGGAAGGAATGGAGCATCAAATGCTTAACATAACAAATTTATTTGTCAGTTTTGAGAATTCTACTCCAACAGCCTAACCAAACAATAGCCTTGTTTGCAGTTGCCTGCATATCTACTACATCCCGGGTGACCTGGAACTTTCTGCAGGAATTTTCATAGTGATGAAATTCAATCCAAAAGTCTCAATGAAAGGCCCTGAAGATTACAATATTTTCCATTAGATAGGACTCGTTTTAGGTTAACTTTTAGCTGAATACGgtatatattgtatttacatgCACAGAATGTATTTTTCCCTACAAAAACACTTGATAAATGCATGATGAAACATAATAAGttttttttccacaaaatatcttCGTAAAATAGGTGTTTTTTTATTCTGTACCAGCAAATATGGTCTACCTGTGGATATATGGGTTTTGTAGTACAGAAGTCTACATCCTTCAATCACAAATTGAGGATCCCTGGTTTGATTCCCAGGGTGGACAGAAATGAGTGGGCACATTTCCTCACCTGATGCTtctggtcacctagcagtaaataggtacttagttagacaggtgttgtggggttgcatattGGGGAAGGTCTGTAGTTATCCTAGGAGGACCTTGATAATCTaaggtacaggcttcctgtcccttacAATAGGaataattttgtatttttcatcACTGGGTTACCCATACTATGATGATGACAACGACTTCTGATTCCTGTTAGCAGGCCAAGAGTTTTCCATTATCATTGCTCATGAAAACCCTTGCCCtgctagttttccctggaacatgaCCCAGCAATCAATTAACTATATACTCAATTACTGTTTGGTGAACAAGAGCTAATGGTtaaaggattggcacccagtcaatccttcctggCAAGGATTGGAACCCAAACTAACTCACTTTAGACACGGAGtgtctattcacctagttgtgattgtgcgggttgagctctggctctttcggcccgcctctcaactgtcaatctatccACTTTTATTTTCTTAGTCTTCTGCATTGTAGTCTTCGTTGTCTTCTTTGTCTTTTCGTCGTCGTCTTCGTCTTTTCATCTTCGTCGTCATCTTTGTCTCTCACgcacacccccaggaaacagcccgtaatagctgtctgacttccaggtacctatttacttctagatgaacaggtgcatcagggtgaaagaaacgctgcccatttgtttccgccattgcCGGGGATCAATCTCTGGTCCctgggattacgaatcccgagtgctgtccattcagctaccAGGCCCCTTTCCTTGTCATCACTTGTGTGTGTTACCATTAGGTTATCAGTTAATGGACTTCAGTTTTATTGACCTAAAAGTAAATGAGCTACAAGTAGAGAAAGTAAATGTGTTTAGTTCACATTTTTGGTATATCATTTCTCTTGAATTGACTTTTGCTGTGCTGGCATGTGTGACTGGCACAATGATTTACAAATGTAGCAACAGATTTTGTAGGAAAGAGCTCGAGATGAAAAATGAAATATACATTTCATTGCAAGGGTAATGCTGCCGTATAAATGTAGTGGATAGAAGAAACTGCAATTCTCCAGTAGCCATCCAACTCCAATTGGTTTATACTGTTCCTCTGCTTTTTAATTAAAATTATGCATAAGTTTGCACTTCAGTTTGAATAATATAAAAGAAAAGCTTTGGAACAGGACAGTGGAATTGAACTGGCATCCTGGGTGATTCGAGgatgttattgtgatttcataTTTATGGATAATGTAAAATTCTGAGGCAAAGTTGTAATATAGATTGCAACATTTTAGTAAAATGCAAATATAGTACTGTGTTCGCTAGCTCAAATGGGCAGATCCATTCCAGACTCTTTCCACAGTAATTATTGTTGTGTTGCATCCAAAGTTGTTTATTGGTCATGTATattaaacattattattaatgttaaAATGTTGAAGCTGCACTGTGGATTCAAACCTTCACCCTTGATCTGAGGCATGTGCACTACCGACGGGGCCGTGATGAGCTTATATCACATTCTTGTGATTTAATTGTGCACTACCATTTCTAAGGGTGCAAACAATATAATTTTCTTTTGCACACATTTTAATATCAAGGTCACTTGGAAAGTGTGTGTGAAGTACTTAGTTAAATTTATGCAAGTCTCTTATTTTCTCTTGCAACTGACGACAACAGTTTTGCCACTGGAACAGCATCCCTCTGTTGCATCTGACCTTTCAGTAGATCAGATTTAGTTTCAGTAGGTGGCTATCGTACTGTACATCAAATTTACCATCCCTTAATGCTATTATGTCATTCGGTAAGTATTGCGTACTTTTCATGTAAATGAGACTTGTGCCATTCCTCCCAAGTTAATGATGCATCATGGATCACCTTTAACCAATTCCTTCTTCTTGACAGTGACAAACCTGGAAGAAGAGAACGCTTGCGTAAAGATGAGGACAAGACCAAAGATGCCCAGGATTCCAGTGATGAGGATAATGCTGCTGAGCATGGTGAGTACCAAGTTTGTGGTTTATACTTGAGACTTGGCTTATGCAGTGCTGATCATCttaccccaggatgcaacccacaacactcAACTGTTTCCCATGTGCCAATTTTTGAGCTAGATAATCAGACTTGGTGTAAGGAAGTCTGGCCATTTCATCCTACCTTGGAATCTAACCCAGGACCAAGGGTTGCATGTAAACTAGTGAACTACTCACTTGGAGTTTTATCATTTTCCTGCATGTGGGATTTGGGGCCTTTTGTCTTACTGtttatcatatttttttttttattatgtgcaGCATGTATTTGTTTAATTTTGAGGTTGACAAGATTTGGGGTTTTTACTCGGTGATCTTATGAAGTGCTACGAGTTTTCGAGCTGCTTAGCCGACTAATGTCTCCAGTTGCTATCCGTGTAATTTTGCTAAATGCGTCTgccaaatataattttttttttgtggatTAATTaagattaaaattgttaatttaacACACATGATAGTAATTATGATATACACTGGTACATACAGGAGTGTTTTGATAGTGGGTTTGTGTTGGGTAGTGCTGTGGTCCAGGATGAAGACAAATGTCACGAGTATAAAAATAATAGAATTTAATTTTATTGGAGACCTTTACCAGAATTTAACGGGTTGTAATGGATATGTAGGCATGTGGGCCATTACCTGCAACAGCCATACTAATCAAGTCGCCACCAGATAAGTCTTGCTACTGGCCAGGCTTGGAGAGTTGAATAACTATCAAAATCAATACAGAAGGTGTCATTTGAGCTTGTCAAGGTGGTCCAGCATATGAAGTACGGTACTTGTCTACCAGTGACTATGGGGAAGTAAGGTTTTCTCTCTCTATTCCCCACCTACTAGCCATCTTATTAAATTCTTTGTAGTATCTGGCCTAAAAGTTGTGAAAAGATGTAGCTTCCACAACTTTTTCTTAGTGTATTCCCAGTAGTGTATGATACTAAAATAGCAGAAAGCTACAACGATTTATTGTTTCCACAGTGACGTGGAAACTTTCTATGCAGCTATTTACGTAACAGTGTGCATGTGAACCTAACCAAATTCCTTATGATAACTATGGCCAAGGGCAGTCTAAACAGTGTGTAATTCCTGTGGTATGGTTTTTGTTCATATTACATTCTGGCTTATGCATGTGAATCCCTTACCAATACTATTGGGCTTAAAATGTTGGAAGGATCTATATATGCTTGATTTGGCTGATTGAGATTTGAACGTTGGGCATTTGTTTGCTTAAAGAGGAAGGTGGGGAGTTTAGGGGCAAATAgcaaacacaaaatagaacatgaAGCAATTGATACAACCTGGACGAGTTTAGGTTCTGAAAAGATGGCTGTGAATATTGTAGGTTTAAGGAGCAAATTACTGAGCAATATAATAGGTGTTGAATCACTGAATTGTTTCAGTTGTAGattagatgtatatatatatgagtgagttgtgttgggtataaatgtgggccaatatgccttctgtagTTTCATTTATTCTTATATCATGTTATGTTGTATTGGTTCCTTGTGTATGTGTATCTGATGTGTAAAGTAAATATCTGGTGTGTGGATGATTGTGTAAAATATTTCTTGGGTGCAATAAGTAAACTGCGATGGTCTTTGGATAATCTGGAACAATTGGGACTGTATAATGTCATTTATTGCAAGTTCTAATATGTCTGAAGATTTGTTTCGTACTTTTTTAGGAAAAAGTTGTGAGTGCAAAAAAAATACACACGTATTTTGTAGtagacatagctcctctacacaagggagggagcaaagcattggcaaagaattatagaccagttgcactaacatcgcacataataaaagtatttgagagagtcaggtcaccaatttcatggagaccaatgaccttcacaacccaggccaacatggatttcgagcgggaagatcgtgcctctcacagctacttgagcactatgatagtcactgaggcattagaagaaaaacagaatgctgatgtgatatacacagacttcgcaaaggctttcgataaatgtgaccatggcgtgatagcacataaaaggaagtcaatgggaataaccggtaaagtaagacgctggatactcggttttctgtcaaacaggactcggcgagtaacggtcaaccatacaaaatctagtccaagtgcagttaaaagctctgtacctcagggtatagttcttgcaccgctgcttttccttattctcatatcagatatagacaaaaatacaagtcacagcttcgtatcatcctttgcagatgacacaaaaatcagtatgaaaattacctcggctgaagacattgaaaaacttcaagctgatattaataaagttttcgactgggcatcagaaaataacatgatgtttaagtgataaattccaggtactcaggtatggtaaaaatgaggaccttaaacataatacagggtacaaaacacaatcaaatgtgcccatagtaggaaaacagcatgtaaaggatttgggaataatgatgtctgatgacctaacgtttagggagcataaccaagcaaatattgcgacagccagaaaaatgataggatggattacgagaactttcaaatccagggatcccatcacaatggttgtactcttcaagtcactcgtgctgtcccgtcttgagtactgctcagtactcacttcccccttcagagcagaagagattgctgaaatagagggaatacagagaacatatacggcacgcatagacgcgatatagCACCTAAATTACTGTACTGGGATCGTCGCAAcgttctccaaatgtactcactagaaagaagacgagagagatatccaataatatacacctggaagatactggagggccaagtaccaaatctacacagtaaaataacaacgtactggagtgaacgatatggtagaaaatgcagaatagaaccagtgaagagcaggggtgccataggcacaatcagagaacactgtataaacatcagaggtccatggttgtccaacaccctcccagcgagcataagaaatattgccggaacaaccgtggacatcttcaagaggaaactagatttattcctccaaggagtgccagaccaaccgggctgtggtgggtatgtgggcctgtgggccgctccaagcaacagcctagtggaccaaactctcgcaagtcaagcctggcctcgggccgggcttggggagtagatctcccagaaccccatcaaccaggtatcacacacgcacgcacgtacgtACGTATCTACATATACATTGCTGCATTTTATCCCAAATATCAGAAAAGTTAGGTTGGAAATTCTGCATAACAAACATATTTATAATTTATCACCCACATATTTGAATTAGCAAGTCATATTATCGGGACACCCATAtatgcagtacagtactgtaattaacactttcgcgctttatattagagataactcgtcactggtttttcttacgattccgcataactgcctacttttctcgtcaatcgaaaaaatatttctataaattccatttttaaaccgaaatggatggggatacttttgttttgtagagaatttatttgcgaatttttttggtaccagaatgaatattatatcacataaacttctatgagtaaaaaaaaaaatacacaaagtatgtttgggggtgtggcgagcgtgtggcagtgggttcccctttagccgttgatatatccaacacgtgggaaatatttgtatgtgttatgtatatgtctgtgtagggaattttactgcgatcactgtcatacaaattataaaatgtttcaacaagtataaacatgacaaacatcaaacgaacaaaaacaatgcgttcgtttctgccgcgaacgcatactgagcgacgtggttctatatttggcgcttctcttacacatgctttgtaccaatgttatacagttcatcttataggaaattttattgcgaacacattggtataaaaaagaaatacgtacatagaaaagtagggtcaggaaacgtataaactttccaagcatgatttcccccctgtgttttcgccagtgcgctcgcggctaactactctccacttcacacactgttgcgggtgggcaattacctatattaaacattcatatgcatatgtccgtgtagagaattttattgcaattccaatgataccaaaattagcgatgtaggacaactgtaggcttcgcaaccattaagaaagtggaaacattttgttgctgtttggcgctctcggcgagtgatctgcatagttttttatttggtgttgatactccttatgcttgggcggcattttataggtatgctctgatagacaatttcattgcgaacacagtgataccaaatttaaatacgtgcacctataattattgtcaggacagtcaaaagagtgtacactttttcggtcttaccgcgtaggcgcgcgaagtgccgaaagcatctagggtattgtttttttttgagcgccgagagcgcgaaagtgttaagaagcaAAATGACTGGACTGATTTTGTTCAAATTCTCCTGGAATCTGAATAATCAAGAGTAAACTCTGGCCATTTGTGTAGTGTAACTTtatatttacctgagggtcaccaTCTATAGTAGCCTCGATGGGTCAGGAAGCCAGAGGCTTGTTAAAAATTCCCACATTGTTCCTGAGGATATTTTCCTTTTTGAATATTGAACTGGAGAATGCCTTGTTATTTATGGCGTCTGTGAGTAGGCGAGTTGATGGACTTATTACCCTATCGTGAAAAAAGTATTTCCCGTTTTCTGGCCTACTTTATGGGTTGTGCTTGAAGTCGTTGCCCCTTGTGTGAGATTCATTGGTTTGTTTAAAGAGGGGTTGGTAGATTTTAAGTGGTAAAATTTAAACCATGACACCAAACCACCATGTGGATTTTTTAGTAGTTATTGCAGCCTCCTCTAGAATAATTTTCTTGGCTTATGGAATTTATAGAAGCTTATGATATATTTTATTCTGAATCTATTACATAACATAATTTTTATATAAGATATGTAGAAGGTTGTCATTCAAGCAGGGGGTTACCTCAGCCATATTAGCTTCTTAAGCGTTTGCTCATAAATATGATTATGTACCACTCATGGGTATTAAGGAAGTTGAAGCACTTCTTAATAGAGAAATTTTGTGACTTGATATTTGAATTAAAGTGGCTCTGAAGAATATTGATAAAAAATTACAATGTGCTGGTTATAAAATATTTGCCGACTTGAGGTTCCCCATACCTGGTACTGTATATACAATTAGGTTAAAGTCATGTGGACCCTCTAGATGTTTTGGTACAGAATAATCAACTAAAGGTATATTAACATATCTATGGTCCTCACAACTTATGAGGACCTTACAGTGCATTTTCTAAGTTTATATGGTATAAATTTGATTAGGGTTGATCTTATTGCCATGGAACAAAGTAGAGGGTTTAGTTAATAAAATAGTTGAACACATTAATGCTAACATTAGCAATTTTATGcaactgtagtggtggtgattggaGTGTTGGCAGGGGTGGAGGCAGGAGTATTGACTGGTGTTGGAGTGGGGGTTgaagaggtgctggtggaggGAGTCTGGTTTGCAGTCTTCTTAGTAAAAGTGGCACTCTCCTCATCCTGGTGGCACAGTCGACGGTGTTTGTGAACAAAataataactgggaaactttgaaCCACACGTCTTGCAAGGAAAATACTGGACATTAAGGTCGAGGATCTTGAGTCCTTCTGATGGCGCAGGAGAAAGATTCCTGCTGCTGTTAGGAGAAACACTGCCACTCTTAATGCTCCCGTTGGCAATAACACCATTGGCTCCAGAATTGCTGTTGCTCTCCCCTGCTCGCTCTTGCCCTTCAGAGTGACTTCCTCCATCTTGTGGGCCATCTGTGACCCCAGAAGAAGAGACACCTGAGCCACGCGGTTTATCGACCTCGATACTTGTTCCACGCATCTTGTCAACCTCAACAGTAATCGGGTTGATGTGGCGGCGCATGTGTTTCTGGAATGTTAACTGGCTATTTAATGCATATTATGAAATTATACAATATGAGTATTATATTTTAAATCCCTTAATGCTCAAGATTTATAAAATCAAAGATCCCTTGTTTAATACAGTAATGTGTAAATGTATTGCATTAGGAAAATGCTAGATATCCAGGCACAAATGATCACAAGAACGGGATGTATCTGAAAAAATATTGAGGTCGTAAAGTGCTATCAAACCTGCACCCATGCATGTGCCCAGGAAGACCAAGGCGGCAGGGTCTATCCCATTTTAGCCTAAATATTTTCTTTAAATATCCATTTTTCTTTGTACCTTTACTTTTTCTTTATATCTGCTATTTTATATTGTGAAAAGCAAATGTGCATTTGTTTGTAATGTGTGACGATCCCTACCTGATAGCAGTAGTGGCTCTTGAAGGTGTGATTGCAGTAGACGCAGTGGTAGGTGCGACTGATGTGGTTGCTTGGCATTGGTGGAGAAGCAGCCAGGGCATTTTGTTGTGTCTCTCTCACAGCTTGCAGTCTTAGCAGGTTAGATAGTCCATCTCTTTCAGTATTACCAGAAGATTCTGGCAGGTCTCTCAGGTGTGGTTGACCAATTGCATCGTCACAGGAGTCTATGTCGTCCACATTTATCTCGGTCTCTGTTTCCGAGTCGTCGTGGCCGAGTAGAGGCTGTGGAGATGGTGAATTCTTAATGAAAAGGAATATTTAGTAAAACATTTTATCTGTAACTATTCCCATAATCCCAATTTTATAAAGGTGCACTTTTAACTCACTCACGTTGGCTCTGTATGATCTGTTAATAACACGCTCAAAAAACACTGGTCCATCACATGCTGCCACATCAATGAC
This genomic stretch from Procambarus clarkii isolate CNS0578487 chromosome 22, FALCON_Pclarkii_2.0, whole genome shotgun sequence harbors:
- the LOC123758521 gene encoding zinc finger and BTB domain-containing protein 8A.1-A; translated protein: MSETRSGSGPTRPPPPLCPLLPEDEDYDAWVLAGGRLFRAHTSVLSSHSVYLRGAAAGSSSTSTSDRDVRLLLPHVPPAGFAAILTYMYTGRLPLTPSTLYEVLLAGHLLQMAGVVSLCQALLSTTTSAATTGTSLGLCEVPPALSVWRGLARLVPPHQHATSTNSSLPATIVRPTPTRPRLQHHPLNHSQGLVRDSEALEETTGAPVGDERSLPQHTDENTAPESIPHYRHKVSVDDSGRVNAGAVVIDVAACDGPVFFERVINRSYRANPLLGHDDSETETEINVDDIDSCDDAIGQPHLRDLPESSGNTERDGLSNLLRLQAVRETQQNALAASPPMPSNHISRTYHCVYCNHTFKSHYCYQKHMRRHINPITVEVDKMRGTSIEVDKPRGSGVSSSGVTDGPQDGGSHSEGQERAGESNSNSGANGVIANGSIKSGSVSPNSSRNLSPAPSEGLKILDLNVQYFPCKTCGSKFPSYYFVHKHRRLCHQDEESATFTKKTANQTPSTSTSSTPTPTPVNTPASTPANTPITTTTVA